A region of bacterium DNA encodes the following proteins:
- a CDS encoding DUF494 family protein, producing MREKMFAMIRILVEKALEDRSLLSDEREMTALLESRGYSQEEIYDAVSWLQQIHGDWSGGEEALRTERRKRSIRVFHPEERLAFSPAAQGLVHRLYALGALDDHLREEVLQRCIDLTDEEIDAETVKTVILLVLFKENRDVLGEDIQSLLRIDTTRLVN from the coding sequence GTGCGGGAAAAGATGTTCGCCATGATCCGGATTCTCGTCGAAAAGGCCCTTGAGGACCGGAGCCTTCTCTCCGACGAGCGGGAGATGACCGCCCTGCTGGAGAGCCGCGGGTATTCCCAGGAGGAGATTTACGATGCCGTCTCCTGGCTCCAGCAGATTCATGGCGACTGGAGCGGCGGCGAAGAGGCACTCCGCACGGAAAGACGCAAAAGGTCCATCCGTGTCTTTCATCCGGAGGAGCGCCTGGCCTTCTCCCCGGCCGCCCAGGGGCTCGTTCACCGACTCTACGCCCTCGGGGCGCTCGACGATCACCTGCGCGAGGAAGTGCTTCAGCGGTGCATCGATTTGACCGATGAGGAAATTGACGCCGAGACAGTAAAAACCGTAATCCTTCTGGTACTTTTCAAGGAGAATCGCGACGTGTTGGGTGAAGACATCCAGAGCTTGCTCCGAATCGATACCACCCGCCTTGTGAACTGA
- a CDS encoding DNA-processing protein DprA, producing the protein GLARGIDTETHRGALEAGGRTIAVLGCGLGEQYPAENEELRREIARQGAVISEFPWEMRPYPQNFPRRNRLISGLALGTLVIEASLRSGALLTGRLAREQGRELMALPGSIETGRSAGSHHLIREGAHLVEKTEDILDALPDFVQKALGGAVAKPRTAADPPASLPALPPEEAALIPLLDQGETSIEELSQASAQRPELVSGALLSLELKGLVRQTAGGRFERAR; encoded by the coding sequence GGCCTCGCCCGCGGCATCGACACCGAGACCCACCGCGGGGCCCTTGAGGCAGGCGGCCGGACGATCGCCGTCCTCGGCTGCGGCCTGGGGGAGCAGTACCCCGCCGAAAACGAGGAACTGCGCCGTGAAATCGCCCGGCAGGGCGCCGTGATCTCCGAATTCCCCTGGGAGATGCGCCCCTATCCCCAGAACTTTCCCCGGCGCAACCGCCTCATCAGCGGCCTCGCGCTCGGCACCCTCGTCATCGAGGCCTCGCTGCGGAGCGGGGCCCTCCTGACCGGCCGGCTGGCCCGCGAGCAGGGCCGCGAGCTCATGGCCCTCCCCGGCTCCATCGAGACGGGCCGCAGCGCCGGCAGCCACCACCTCATCCGCGAGGGGGCGCATTTGGTCGAAAAAACCGAGGACATACTTGACGCGCTCCCCGATTTTGTTCAGAAGGCTCTGGGCGGCGCGGTGGCCAAGCCCCGCACGGCGGCGGACCCGCCTGCATCGCTGCCCGCCCTGCCGCCCGAGGAGGCGGCGCTCATCCCCCTCCTCGATCAGGGGGAAACCTCAATTGAGGAGCTGAGCCAGGCCAGCGCCCAGAGACCCGAACTTGTTTCAGGCGCGCTCCTCAGCCTCGAGCTGAAGGGCTTGGTGCGGCAAACGGCCGGCGGCCGCTTCGAGCGTGCCAGATAG